The Medicago truncatula cultivar Jemalong A17 chromosome 4, MtrunA17r5.0-ANR, whole genome shotgun sequence genome includes a region encoding these proteins:
- the LOC25492845 gene encoding transcription factor bHLH121 isoform X1, which produces MCRNQFSSRGFWTCQRSLLEEFKSEVEPMEITPARKTQKADREKLRRDRLNEQFLELGNILDPDRPKNDKATILGDTVQLLKDLSSQVSKLKDEYTMLNEESRELSQEKNDLREEKASLKSDIENLNNQYQLQLRTMYPWPAMDHSVMMAPPSYPYPVPMPVPAGSIPMQPYPYYANQHPAVIPNPCSTYVPFLAPNTIVEQQSTQYVSPPLHPGSRSHVSGKQDSKNKSSRESKAQRNEDSNDVATDLELKTPGSSADQDLTSAQKKSSKSSRKETSFTEGSSLGKCSSSHSVQDSSSSSVVGSRKASE; this is translated from the exons ATGTGTAGGAACCAATTTTCAAGCCGTGGCTTTTGGACATGTCAAAGGTCACTGCTTGAAGAGTTCaa GTCTGAAGTTGAACCAATGGAAATTACACCTGCTAGAAAGACACAGAAGGCTGATCGAGAAAAGTTAAGGAGGGATAGACTCAATGAACAGTTTTTAGAGCTGGGTAACATTTTAG ACCCTGATAGGCCTAAAAATGATAAAGCAACTATTCTAGGAGATACAGTTCAATTGCTGAAGGACCTTTCTTCTCAAGTTAGTAAACTAAAAGATGAATATACTATGCTAAATGAAGAATCTCGTGAG TTGTCTCAGGAGAAAAATGATCTCAGAGAAGAAAAGGCTTCTCTTAAATCAGATATTGAGAATTTGAATAACCAGTATCAGCTGCAACTAAGGACTATGTATCCATGGCCTGCAATGGATCATTCTGTTATGATGGCTCCACCATCATATCCGTATCCAGTTCCAATGCCAGTACCTGCTGGTTCAATTCCCATGCAGCCATACCCCTACTATGCTAATCAACATCCTGCAGTCATCCCTAACCCTTGTTCAACATACGTTCCCTTTTTAGCCCCGAATACAATTGTTGAACAACAATCCACTCAGTACGTATCCCCGCCTCTTCATCCAGGTAGCCGGTCCCACGTATCAGGAAAACAAGACTCCAAAAACAAATCATCCAGGGAGAGTAAGGCTCAAAGAAATGAGGATTCTAATGATGTAGCCACGGACCTTGAGTTGAAGACTCCTGGGTCGTCCGCAGATCAG GATTTAACATCCGCACAGAAAAAATCTAGTAAGTCGTCAAGGAAGGAAACCAGTTTCACAGAAGGTAGTTCGTTAGGCAAGTGTTCTTCATCTCACAGTGTTCAGGATAGCTCATCAAGTAGTGTAGTGGGGAGCAGAAAGGCTAGTGAATGA
- the LOC25492847 gene encoding uncharacterized protein yields MSYNRNNGSSVVDGFTLSPLPYPVLLILAVIFIFLGTSWYFSYEDVVETAQEQFGWVLFALPVVLIFIVRLVSSMEDSGWFSGPSVLNRRSTTYQSPSEGSSPWGVAALIVVLLILVQFQSSFLEGWFY; encoded by the coding sequence ATGTCTTATAACAGAAACAATGGTTCCTCTGTTGTGGATGGATTCACTCTGAGTCCCCTACCATATCCTGTTCTGTTGATCTTAGCAgtgatcttcatcttccttgGTACTTCATGGTACTTTTCTTatgaagatgttgttgaaacTGCTCAAGAACAATTTGGTTGGGTTCTATTTGCCTTACCAGTGGTGCTGATATTTATAGTTCGTTTGGTATCATCAATGGAAGATTCAGGTTGGTTTTCTGGTCCTTCTGTTTTGAACAGGCGCAGCACAACCTACCAAAGTCCATCTGAAGGGAGTTCTCCATGGGGTGTGGCTGCTTtgattgttgtgttgttgattttgGTGCAGTTTCAATCTTCTTTTCTAGAGGGCtggttttattga
- the LOC25492845 gene encoding transcription factor bHLH121 isoform X2, protein MEITPARKTQKADREKLRRDRLNEQFLELGNILDPDRPKNDKATILGDTVQLLKDLSSQVSKLKDEYTMLNEESRELSQEKNDLREEKASLKSDIENLNNQYQLQLRTMYPWPAMDHSVMMAPPSYPYPVPMPVPAGSIPMQPYPYYANQHPAVIPNPCSTYVPFLAPNTIVEQQSTQYVSPPLHPGSRSHVSGKQDSKNKSSRESKAQRNEDSNDVATDLELKTPGSSADQDLTSAQKKSSKSSRKETSFTEGSSLGKCSSSHSVQDSSSSSVVGSRKASE, encoded by the exons ATGGAAATTACACCTGCTAGAAAGACACAGAAGGCTGATCGAGAAAAGTTAAGGAGGGATAGACTCAATGAACAGTTTTTAGAGCTGGGTAACATTTTAG ACCCTGATAGGCCTAAAAATGATAAAGCAACTATTCTAGGAGATACAGTTCAATTGCTGAAGGACCTTTCTTCTCAAGTTAGTAAACTAAAAGATGAATATACTATGCTAAATGAAGAATCTCGTGAG TTGTCTCAGGAGAAAAATGATCTCAGAGAAGAAAAGGCTTCTCTTAAATCAGATATTGAGAATTTGAATAACCAGTATCAGCTGCAACTAAGGACTATGTATCCATGGCCTGCAATGGATCATTCTGTTATGATGGCTCCACCATCATATCCGTATCCAGTTCCAATGCCAGTACCTGCTGGTTCAATTCCCATGCAGCCATACCCCTACTATGCTAATCAACATCCTGCAGTCATCCCTAACCCTTGTTCAACATACGTTCCCTTTTTAGCCCCGAATACAATTGTTGAACAACAATCCACTCAGTACGTATCCCCGCCTCTTCATCCAGGTAGCCGGTCCCACGTATCAGGAAAACAAGACTCCAAAAACAAATCATCCAGGGAGAGTAAGGCTCAAAGAAATGAGGATTCTAATGATGTAGCCACGGACCTTGAGTTGAAGACTCCTGGGTCGTCCGCAGATCAG GATTTAACATCCGCACAGAAAAAATCTAGTAAGTCGTCAAGGAAGGAAACCAGTTTCACAGAAGGTAGTTCGTTAGGCAAGTGTTCTTCATCTCACAGTGTTCAGGATAGCTCATCAAGTAGTGTAGTGGGGAGCAGAAAGGCTAGTGAATGA